TTTCTATTCAATCTCAACCGAAATCGAGAGGTTTCAGCTGAAATGGGTGGTTTTGATCAAAACGCAAAACCGTGATGAGTACATAACATAGAACAGCTGTATAATAGAAATGGAAGGAAAAAGTACTTAAAGATCCAGATTATATTTACACAGGCTACACCAACAGATCTTAGATGCTCTTACCACTCCCCATATATTTCCTGACTTCCCAATTAATGGGACCAGATCCTTGTCacgattttctcttgcttctagacACTGCCTCACGCTAGACTGAGTAAGGCCATCCACATGATGCAACTGGGGCACAAAAATGAAAAATATTAAGGATTCTATATTAAGGAAAATTCATTAATTTCCCAAATGAAAAATTTCACAACATGCCAAGGGGCGAATTATCCAAATGGATTAGGTAGGGTCTGGGCCTGACCAGAGCAAAGCCAGCCTGAATCAGTTTCTGATATAGGAAATGAACCATTACTTGGCTCATATATTCAGTGAATTCGGGATCGATCTGCAATTTATGGGTCAAACTGGACAATAATGTACTATTTCCTCCAGGCAACAGAGGTCAGCTATAGTTCAGCCTATCCAAGCCTGATTTGTTTGAGAATGGATCTACTCTGGGCACTGAAGGTAACAGGTGATCCAGATTATTATTTGTCCCCAACTGATCCAGATTGGGTACAATACTAGCTGACTCACCTACAGCACTAAAAGGGGTGTTACTAATTATTAGAACAAAGAAAGGCTTGTAAAATAATTAATGCTATAAAAAGCTAAACTAGTCCCATTCACTTTTCGAGAAGATTTTGGAAAAAAATGAATAGCTCATGGTATTCTGATATCATCAAATTCTATGGTGAAAAAAGAATATACCTTGCACATGTCTTGCTGTATTatcaaaagataaaaaagatACTTGAACCTAATATGAAAAAAGAACTGCAGGGAGAGCTCTCAACTTTTTAAACAAAATTTCACCTGTGAAATTGGGTTAGTCCTCAAAAAACAGAGAAAGAATGAGAAGAAAAGCAGTTATAGTATGAGATGTTCTCCCTTGATGAAAACCCTCTAAAATGAGAATGCCATTATGCTTGTAACCAAAAGTTCCATCCTTTTGCATGGTCTTTTTTTGCACAGCTATAAGTATCTATGTTTTGTTACACTATAAGCCATGATATATGGACGTACATCCAATAAGCGATTGTATACACAAGGTGTATTCATCAGGAAAGTCTAGCTAACTCATCACAATAAAAGGTAGCTTTACTGTAGATACACTTGataacttcaaatattttgaccCTGTATGATGAACTTTCCTTGTTTTATCTTGTAACATTTTAAGCCCACATAAGTCTCACTCCTTTGCATACTTAAAACTCTTAAGCTCCTATTATCACCAAAATAATACATTTAGTGGACAATAGGTAGCATACTTTATATCATCCATGATCTTACTCTGTAAGTATAGTGAATGAAAAGTAGGATCTTACTTACATTTTTTCCTATCCCAATGGTAGGAAGATTGGCAAGGATACCAAGATGGCAAGCCAAACCAAAACCTGATAGATGCTTTCAAGTTAGAATTTTTCTTTGTGTAATATGATGCAACAAAGATAATAAAGCCTTAAATTGATTACtgcaaaggaggaaaaaaaaaaaaagtgaattcCTGATTGATATGCCTCAATACTACATTTTTCTGAagtacttatttgttttgattggCACTAGCAATGCACCCTGCATCAACATATGGATAGTCaagctccaagagatgaagaagacTAATCCTGAGATGGTCCATACAAGAGCTTCCAAATGCATAGCAATAATCATGTAATGTCGAATATGAGCAAAGCACATCAATATGGGTCATCAGCAAGACACCTTACTCTCTTGGATGACCTTTTCTCTCAATTGCTAAATAGTTGAGCATTACCAGGTGTCAGTGTGCAATGTGATCGTACATAGATGAATCATTAGAGGACAGTTGGAAAAAGACATATATAAAACTCACCTCGAGGATGGAGCAACCCATTGCCATCAACCATCAATAACTGTCAACATTGATACAAATGCAACATTGTTAACTTAGGCATCTTTTGTGCCGAAACTAAATCAGACAGTTGTGAGCATAAAGAAGCCTTAAATTGCACTTATGATCCTAAGATGTGATAAGAGAGAATACTGTTCCAGAAAAATGAAAATGGATCATGTTTCAGAACTAAATGCCATTAAGTAAAATTTTTCACTAGCAACCTGGTCAACCTTAACAAAATGGCCACCAATTTACATGAAATATAATCTCCAGATTTTAGTCATTAAATGGTTATAGCTGCTTTATCATTAGATGGAAAAGACATAGTTGCAACTGCCGAGATGATGGTTCATTAATCTAATAAGAGAACTTCATCCAAACAAGTCTAACTTGCTTATGAAGTAGTCATCTAATTGAGGAACAAAAGTTTGATATGAAATAGCAACCCTATAAAACCAAACCTTCATAAGCAGTAACTAATAGGTCAGGTGTACAACTAAGCTGCCAGACTGATGCCTAATTTCTAAAACAGTAAAGCATTACTAAAAACATGATACATTAGAGTACCATTATTTGGTATGATTGTAATTTAAAACTTCAGTTAAGTCTAAAGTATTAGAACATATTTATTATTTCCGAACAAGAGATAGTAGTTAAAGAGATATGAAATTACATAGGTGCATATATGAGTGCACGAATATCATATGCTATGTAATAGCTGTATAAAAACTAAAATACTAAAACAAGGTTTTTATTCTTATCTCATTCTTGATCACATTGCAATTGGAGAAGGATCTCCTTTTTCATTTTTTGCAATaactataaaatttttcatatgtaATATGATTAATAACTCAATGGATTTGGGTCATGATTACTCATTGGATATGTCGATATGTATGCTTTAGGTATGTAGGGCCATCCTTTCTGTGAGTTCAATAGAGAGATTCCATCTCTATACCGACACAATGTAGTCAACTCCATTGAGTCTCTGTGTCTATCCTTTTCTTTTATTCTAGTTTTACAAAACCTTGCTTTGTCAAAACAAAGTTTTGGCTCAAGACACATGCATATGTCCATATATATAAAAGCCAGATGGTTAATTCATCCATCACTATTACAGCTGAGGCTAGCAAACCAGAAGACGACAGAAATTCACCTGCGGATAGAAAGGATGAACACCATGCTTCAGTTTATCCAAGAGTCCTAGAAGAACTGGAGCCTACAATAATATGAGAAAGTCATGATATTAATCCTAGCACCAGCCACATAGCTTGTATGGATGTTTGATCAAACAAACACAAATAATAAAACTAGTCGCatttataaaatagaaaactctcAGTCATAAAGAGGCATGATTCGAGAAGTTTGCAGAGCATGTCTAGAACCTTCGATGCTTTACAAGGCTTCATGGGTTCTTTTCTAATTTCCTTCAGTACAATGTATGCCTTCACTAAGTTCAAGAAAAGTATCCAGTTCTCATTCCATGCATTAAAAGAAAATGTACAAGGTATTGCCATATGTCCATACTTGAGCAACTTGCTGAAGACATATAAAGAATCAAATTCTCAACAAAGATTATACTTCACAATGACTGAATTACTGATACTGCAAACAATACTAAAATTGTTTATATTCACCCTTTCTTGTGGTATTAGTAACTTCAGCCATTAAAAATTCAGGTTGGATTGTAAAAGTGGGACTCATTAAACACTTCACCTTTTTTAAATTTGTAGAATGTTGTTTGGCAAATAACGCTTTAAGGGCGTACAACTTGGTCAGAACCATAAACAGCTCAGCCTAGTAGCAAGTGAAGGTTGAGCCCACAATCCAAATGCAGTGGGTTTGTCATTTAGAGCCACCTTATATATAACTTAGCCAATGCCAAAGCATCCACAACCTCACAGAAAAAACACCATCATCTACTTGATCCCCATGCACTTGAGCCACGAACCAACCAAATTTACAAGGTACCACCAATATTAATGCGTAGAGGTATACCGACTCTAGCAACCATCAATTGGACCCGCCCATATCGAATCAACAAAATCTGATAAGTGGTAATATGCAGGAAAAAGATCTAGATGCATCATCAATTAATAGAAAATGTGATTTTAGAAGAAGATATGCTTCCATTGGTGAAAAACTAAAGACTTGAACAAGAATAAAGGAAAAAATAGCTACAAAGAGTTGTAACTAAAGAGGTTGCCTATTTAGGCAACTTTCTTCCTTCAGTTAAGGATAGATTTATAGAGAAGAAAAAACATTATGCATGATGCTTTTGATTTAGAGAAATTTATGATACACACAAAATACATAAATAAAAGCAGGAGATAGCATATACGAAATAGGTGTGGGCTGACTGATGAGTTTCTATTTGTGATGAAGCCCCACCAAGGTTCAAGGACAAGCCATTATTTCTTTGCATTTCTTTGGATGACTTGACTGATGGTGTTCCAAAGGAAGTCTTTGAAAGATAAGGACCTGGAAAGAACTAAACCATAATATGTGCCATTCAATTTAGTAGTAGGATTACTAAAAGTGAGATGCATGTTATGCTTATTGAACAGGAGTGCTTTACAATGACAATTTTTGCCGTCATATCTAGAAATAATCATGCAAGCAAAAATCATGTACATGTAAAAATACAAAGTATTGCAAGCGCTAAAACAACAAAAGGTCAGAGAGTTGCTTAGACAGGCCATTCATATCATTCTATAACTGGATTGAGACATGCATCCCGTTGATCCATGTGCAGTAGAAACTACATCACAAAAAATTAGTGATCCAAGAATAAGCAACATAATTTTCCAGGTGATTTATACAATGTCAATACTTTTCCTGCAGAACAGAGGAAAATCTGGTTTCATTGAAAGCTAACGCATATGTACGATTGTTTGAGAATGATGGAGTATCACTGCATTAGGATTCTAAATCCATGAAGATCTGAACTTGGAGCCTCTCCTCAACACAAACTCTGAGGAGAGGTATGCCAACCATCCAACCCAAGTCTTGTTGACTATTCACAAGCACGCTAAAAGAAATACAAAGGGACctgttattatatatattttgggAGCAACACATAATTGAATATAATAAATAAAGCTAACTGGGTAAAAAAGTAAATACATTAAGAAAGAATTTTTAAACTCATACCTCTCTAAAAGCAAGAAAACCGGGAACGTAAGGAATTTGCAGTTTGGTAACATCAAACTCTTCATGGACAACATTCAAAGTATCAGCATCCAGAATTACGAGAGCAGCACATGCTATAGAAGGGTCCTCTTTTAAGAAGCTGATATCAACCCCACCAATATACTTTAGCTTCTCGCTTTTGGAACCTTCTTGTGGACTTGAGCCATGTGAT
The DNA window shown above is from Elaeis guineensis isolate ETL-2024a chromosome 8, EG11, whole genome shotgun sequence and carries:
- the LOC105050430 gene encoding uncharacterized protein isoform X1, which translates into the protein MDDSSVRENGSTLSSCQQDWIEAQDLLKRKMIAEDDFTWTIPSHGSSPQEGSKSEKLKYIGGVDISFLKEDPSIACAALVILDADTLNVVHEEFDVTKLQIPYVPGFLAFREAPVLLGLLDKLKHGVHPFYPQLLMVDGNGLLHPRGFGLACHLGILANLPTIGIGKNLHHVDGLTQSSVRQCLEARENRDKDLVPLIGKSGNIWGVAMRSSPGSSKPIYISTGHRISLNSAIRIVKLCCKFRVPEPIRQADIRSKVFLQKFKGSAHLMK
- the LOC105050430 gene encoding uncharacterized protein isoform X2 gives rise to the protein MDDSSVRENGSTLSSCQQDWIEAQDLLKRKMIAEDDFTWTIPSHGSSPQEGSKSEKLKYIGGVDISFLKEDPSIACAALVILDADTLNVVHEEFDVTKLQIPYVPGFLAFREAPVLLGLLDKLKHGVHPFYPQLLMVDGNGLLHPRGFGLACHLGILANLPTIGIGKNLHHVDGLTQSSVRQCLEARENRDKDLVPLIGKSGNIWGVAMRSSPGSSKPIYISTGHRISLNSAIRIVKLCCKFRVPEPIRQVMLLL